Below is a window of Sandaracinaceae bacterium DNA.
TCCAGATGGCGGAGACGGGGTTGTCGTGGCGTTGCTGCATGGGGCTCTCGGTTGCGTTCGGAGGCGGGCGGCGCTAGCTTGGCTATTAGCTAGTAGCCGTTAGCCACCACTGAGTAGCCCAGCCCGCGCCGGAGATCAAGGGCGGGTGAGCAGGCGAGGATCCCCGATGCCCAAAGAGCCCACCCCTGCCCTGTCGACCCGCGAGCGCATCCTGGACGCCGCCGAGGACACGTTCGCGCAGGTGGGCTACGAGGCCGCCAGCCTGAGCGCCATCGCGGACCGGGTGGGCATCCGCACGCCCAGCCTCTACAAGCACTTCCCCAGCAAGCAGGACATGTACACCGCCGTGCTGGAGCGCCTGCTCTTGCCGCACACCGAGGCCATGAGCGCGCTGCTGGTGCGCCCCACCGACCACGCGGAGGCCACGCGCAACCTCGCGGCGGTGGTGGGTCTGTACTTTGCGCGCCCCAACCTGGCGCGCCTGGTGCAGCACGCTGCGCTGGCGCGTGGCCCCGAGCTCGAGGTCATCGTGGAGCGCTGGTATGGGCCGCTGCTCGCGCGCGCTGCGGAGCTTACGCCCTCCGCCACGATCGCCGAGCGCACGGTAACACCGCAGGCCTTGGTCATCGCGGTGCACGCCATGCTGTCGGGTCTGGTGACGCTAGCGCCCTTGCACGAGCGCGCGGGAGCACCTCCCAGTGAAGCGCTGATGGTGGTGCTGGGCACGTGGGTGCACGCGCTGTGGGGCGTCCCGACGCCCTGAAGTTCACGGGCGAATCGCCAGCCTGCTAGGCTCGCCGCATGGCCCCTCCACGCAGCCCCGAGCGACGCCTCACCAAGATCATCTGCACCATCGGCCCCGCCACCTGGTCCTCCGAGGGCCTGCGCGGGCTGTTGGAGGCCGGCATGGACGTAGCGCGCCTGAACATGTCGCACGGTGATCATCCGGCGCACCTCAAGACCATCCGCAACCTCAAGAGCCTCAACAAGAAGCTGGGCAACCCGGTGGCGCTCTTGATGGACCTGCAGGGGCCCGAGATCCGCACGGGTGAGCTGAGCGAGTCCATCGACCTCAAGAAGGGCGACGTCTTCTACTTCTCGGTGCTGGCCGGCGACGCCGAGGCGCACACCGTGCACGTGAACTACCAGGACCTGGTGCGCGACCTGAAGCGCGGCGACATCGTCACCGTGGACAACGGGCTCATCAACCTGGAGGTGCTGGCCGTGGAGGACCACCGGCTGAAGTGCCGCGTGCGTGACGGCGGCAAGCTGGGCTCGCGCAAGCACGTGAACCTGCCGGGCGTGCACGTGAACCTGCCGTCCATCACCAAGAAGGACCGCACGGACATCCAGTTCGCCATCGAGC
It encodes the following:
- a CDS encoding TetR/AcrR family transcriptional regulator → MPKEPTPALSTRERILDAAEDTFAQVGYEAASLSAIADRVGIRTPSLYKHFPSKQDMYTAVLERLLLPHTEAMSALLVRPTDHAEATRNLAAVVGLYFARPNLARLVQHAALARGPELEVIVERWYGPLLARAAELTPSATIAERTVTPQALVIAVHAMLSGLVTLAPLHERAGAPPSEALMVVLGTWVHALWGVPTP